The Solenopsis invicta isolate M01_SB chromosome 12, UNIL_Sinv_3.0, whole genome shotgun sequence genome window below encodes:
- the LOC120359064 gene encoding secreted RxLR effector protein 161-like, with protein sequence MNPRSEEERLEMSNRPYRELVGSLIYLANATRPDIAFAAGTLSRFCSDPGEAHWSYAKRILRYLKGTSHYSIKYVKNKNKLTAYTDSDWAGDEDDRRSCTGNVIILADGPIS encoded by the coding sequence ATGAATCCTAGGTCTGAAGAGGAACGATTAGAAATGAGCAACAGACCATACAGAGAACTGGTGGGTAGCCTCATATATTTGGCCAACGCCACACGACCAGATATTGCTTTCGCAGCTGGTACTTTGAGTCGATTCTGCAGTGATCCAGGAGAAGCGCATTGGTCTTATGCGAAACGGATATTAAGATACTTGAAAGGAACGTCACATTATAGCATCAAGTACGTCAAAAACAAGAATAAGCTTACGGCCTATACAGATTCCGATTGGGCTGGAGATGAGGATGACAGGAGGTCATGCACAGGAAACGTTATCATATTAGCTGATGGTCCAATTAGCTAG